Proteins encoded together in one Romeriopsis navalis LEGE 11480 window:
- a CDS encoding CsbD family protein, whose protein sequence is MSIERKIEAKINDLTDRAAELAGKVKGDIQQNANQLVADGQALASETQGHLGASVKDATGTVQEIVGRVTDNPALEAEGMARQTEAQLEHELASE, encoded by the coding sequence ATGAGCATTGAACGAAAAATTGAAGCAAAGATCAACGACTTGACCGATCGTGCAGCTGAATTAGCCGGTAAAGTCAAAGGCGATATCCAACAGAATGCAAACCAGCTTGTGGCAGATGGTCAGGCACTGGCGAGCGAGACCCAGGGCCACCTTGGTGCAAGTGTAAAAGATGCAACGGGCACGGTGCAGGAAATTGTTGGTCGTGTTACAGATAACCCGGCACTGGAAGCTGAGGGCATGGCGCGTCAAACAGAAGCGCAGCTAGAGCACGAACTGGCAAGTGAGTAG
- a CDS encoding response regulator: MSNIRVVIIEDHDLTRAGLEAALQRRARIEVVGGAGDGLRGLRLLETEKPDVAIVDIGLPDIDGIELVKRFQSGQAEDAPSSTKVLMLTMHKTQDSVLAAFAAGADSYCMKDIDMVRLEEAVIATHEGNPWIDPQIASIILQQVRQESETSKPQEANTIEIKGVSPEYEEIVEKAGLTEREIEILQLIVRGFSNAEVAEALYVTVGTIKTHVRHILNKLCVDDRTHAAVLALRAGIIE, translated from the coding sequence ATGTCAAACATTCGTGTTGTAATCATTGAGGACCATGATTTGACTCGTGCCGGTCTAGAAGCGGCGCTCCAAAGGCGAGCCAGAATAGAAGTTGTGGGCGGTGCCGGTGATGGTCTACGGGGGCTCCGCTTGCTTGAAACAGAAAAACCGGATGTGGCGATCGTTGATATCGGTCTGCCGGATATTGATGGGATTGAGCTCGTAAAACGATTTCAGAGTGGGCAAGCGGAAGATGCTCCAAGCTCGACTAAAGTACTGATGCTCACCATGCATAAAACTCAAGATTCAGTATTGGCGGCATTTGCTGCGGGGGCTGATTCTTACTGTATGAAAGATATTGATATGGTGCGGTTAGAAGAAGCAGTCATTGCGACCCATGAAGGAAATCCTTGGATCGATCCGCAAATTGCCAGCATTATTTTGCAGCAAGTGCGTCAGGAGAGTGAAACGTCGAAACCCCAAGAGGCAAATACGATCGAAATCAAGGGTGTTAGCCCAGAATATGAAGAAATTGTCGAAAAAGCAGGCTTAACTGAGCGCGAAATTGAAATTTTGCAACTTATTGTACGAGGCTTCAGTAATGCTGAAGTCGCTGAGGCACTATATGTCACAGTGGGTACAATCAAAACCCATGTGCGGCATATCCTCAACAAGCTGTGTGTTGACGATCGTACCCATGCCGCAGTACTGGCACTGCGAGCCGGCATTATTGAGTAG
- a CDS encoding DUF389 domain-containing protein, translating to MNPETQHEGEQIITHASPHHHRISKHIRSGAVLSWDFVLMNMLATVIASYGLLANSPAVVIGAMVVAILLNPIAAAALGIVEGDNKLVQRAGCTMFVGVLSVYITAFLIGYIHRDQLMTHEIMSRTAPTATDLMIALAGGAAGAIAMSSESLGAGLVGVAIATALVPPLASSAILIAQGQISSGLGALLLACANIVAIQFATSIVLWSKGFHRPAPKPGLRQFFFRNQFNIILLATLAVFLTLNLRTIAAKELFQVKSRQIIKETVTTRTGYAIDSVRFSGLDSNRPIIYAVIRGPNPLTRKDVEQLEVKLPKAPNNRQSNLRVQFIKTITVDDEAGELYKNRDFDGSRNFAPPADSKSPPPSIAPPKSEPSTVAPLKPTLQTSDQEVEAE from the coding sequence GTGAATCCTGAAACCCAGCATGAAGGCGAGCAAATTATCACCCATGCGAGTCCGCATCATCACCGAATTAGCAAGCATATTCGGAGTGGCGCAGTGCTCAGCTGGGACTTCGTATTGATGAATATGTTGGCAACAGTGATTGCATCCTATGGCTTGCTGGCCAACAGTCCGGCGGTTGTGATTGGTGCAATGGTTGTTGCAATTTTGCTTAATCCAATTGCCGCGGCGGCACTCGGCATCGTCGAGGGTGATAACAAGCTGGTTCAACGCGCTGGTTGTACTATGTTTGTCGGAGTGCTAAGCGTCTATATTACAGCCTTTCTAATTGGCTATATTCATCGCGATCAACTAATGACCCATGAAATCATGAGTCGCACCGCCCCAACAGCGACTGACCTGATGATTGCACTGGCAGGTGGCGCAGCCGGCGCAATTGCCATGTCATCCGAGAGCCTTGGAGCAGGATTGGTGGGTGTGGCGATCGCGACGGCTTTGGTGCCACCTCTAGCATCTTCAGCAATTTTGATTGCTCAGGGTCAAATCTCTTCGGGTCTTGGTGCGTTGTTATTAGCCTGCGCCAATATTGTGGCAATCCAATTTGCGACTTCGATCGTTCTCTGGAGTAAAGGATTTCATCGACCAGCGCCGAAACCCGGACTGAGACAATTCTTTTTTCGCAACCAGTTTAATATTATTTTGCTGGCAACTTTAGCCGTCTTTTTGACCCTGAATCTTCGTACCATTGCGGCCAAAGAACTATTTCAGGTGAAAAGTCGTCAAATCATCAAGGAAACCGTCACAACCCGCACTGGATATGCGATTGATAGTGTGAGGTTTTCAGGGTTAGATAGTAACCGTCCAATTATCTACGCGGTGATTCGGGGTCCCAACCCATTAACCCGCAAAGACGTTGAACAATTAGAAGTGAAATTACCCAAAGCACCGAACAATCGTCAATCGAACCTGCGGGTGCAATTTATTAAGACAATTACAGTCGATGATGAAGCTGGAGAACTCTATAAAAATCGTGATTTTGATGGTTCGCGCAATTTTGCCCCCCCTGCTGACTCAAAATCGCCACCGCCGTCGATCGCACCGCCAAAGTCAGAACCATCCACTGTCGCACCGCTAAAACCAACGCTACAAACCTCTGATCAAGAAGTTGAGGCGGAGTGA